The Ahaetulla prasina isolate Xishuangbanna chromosome 7, ASM2864084v1, whole genome shotgun sequence genome segment tcaggaaatttcttcttagttctaagttgcttctttcattTTGATCTTTCATTTGGCTTTCAAAGCTGTTATGAACACTGTTGCACATTCCCTTCTTAAACTAGTTTAGAATAAAGTGATTCTCATCCTGTTCTTTAGCATGACAAATTTATATATAAGAGAACATCCAATTTGGCTTAGTGGTTAAAATATCAATCTAGAAACCATGAACTGAATTCTAATCCTGACTTGAAGATGGAAGCCAGCTATGTGAGCCATTCATTCTCAGTCCTACCCATCCTCACAGGGTCATTGCTGTGGGGTAAATAGGATGAGGAAGTATTATGTTCGCCAACTTGAGACATTTATAGATAAAATCCATTCTAGTTCATGGTCCTTTGAGGAAGTattatgttcgccaccttgagacATTTATAGATAAAATCCATTCTAGTACATGGTCCTTTACCATTGTTTAACCCACATATAGAGTAACTGAATCTACTAGTAAGGACTGGATGCTAATGGGGCTTGAAAGATTTCACTACCATCCTTGCTGAGTTAAGTTCCTAGGAAGTAGGGAATATAAAAACAGTCCTAGATATTGTCTTGAAGACTAGTCAGAAGCTACAGTAGTAATTGACATACCTTTAGTAGTTTGTGTTGCTGGAGGGTCTCACGAGACACATTTAAAGGAAGATCATCTGAATCTACCTAAATTTAGAGAAGGAACATTTACAGAGGtttagcaaaaataataataaaaagatacatttttaaatggctAGTGCATATTATCCCTAAAAATACTTACAACACCCTTGACAAAGTTAAGGTATTTGGGCATCATATCATGGAAATCATCAGTGATGAATACTCTACGGACATACAGCTGCAAAACAAAATTTTAACTGTGATTATTTTTTGCAAGACTATATCTGCAACttctcttgctttttaaaaagttggatcCGATTTTTACCTttataaagtcactttttttggatCCATATTCATCAAATAAGCCACGTGGAGCAGTACTGGGAACAAATAAGATGGACTTGAATGTTACTTCTCCTTCAGCAGTAAAGTGAATGTAAGTCATTGGATCATCGGtttcctggaaaaaaagccaaatcCTAAATCCTCACTTCCACAAAGGTTGAAAATAAATGCATTATGAATATAAGTGGATATTTTACTCATTCCACCCAACATATGCATGGTATGGAGAGGAATATTTTTGCTCTTGTTCCACATATGAGGAATGCATTAGTACAGGACACAGCAGGCTCAAAACAAAGCTGTTTATATTTGCTCCAATTCTTCAATACCAGGTACTAAGAATTTTGATAGACATGATCCTAGATCAGTCCCAAGCTATAAAGGTAAACCCACCTTAGAAAATGTTTTGTAGAAAGCTTTGTATTcatcttcttctacttctttagCTGGCCTTTGCCAAATTGGTTTTATGTCATTCATAAGCTCCCAATCCCAGACTGTTTTCTGAACCTGCAAGCATTTCCAAATTCATTCATTTACTCTCTGATAAAATGAAACAATCAGTTTTTGACAAACTGATTTGATAAAATCTAAAAAAGCTATGTTAATTAATTTGATTgaataattttaaatgttaagaAATCTTGCCGGTTTAGTTTTgggttttttctcttcttcctcctcctccacagcagctTCATCATCCGTCTCATCTTTGTCTTTCACTTCTTCATCTTCAAGAGGCTCTTCTACAGTTTCAGTCTACAGAAATATTGCATATTAATTCAAGTAATTTTTCAAACATGTTCTCATAAGCAATTAGGATACCTAACTATCATACGCAATTAATGTAAActtcatttgtctgaaacagtatagggttttctgcttgagcagagggggtTGGacaaagaccttcaaggtcccttccaactattattctgttctgatcTAAACTTATCTTGTACTTTAAACAAACAGTCAAAAACACTGAAGAAATATTCCATGTAAATGTCACATCAAATCATTTAAGATTGATATATGTTTTTATGTAGTTTTTATATAGTACTTGCTAAACTAAGAGTGCTGCATCTTCAAGAAATCGTAACTGACATTGCTGCAAAATGCAACTAAAAATAACAGGCGGGTATATGAATGTATTCATATTTTAGATCATGAAAAATTCTTACACAAAGTTCTCAAATTTCATTTACTTAACTAGAACCCTATTTTTTCCTATCAAAGTTGCCTGATTTGTTTTTCCTTGTGCCAAGCATGGAGAATAAATCATTCTTTACAAATTTCATCTCTGAAAACTGATTTTCATGACTAGTATATCTTCCACTTTAAACGTTAAGCTGATTAGCCGTATTACAAAATATGTACCTTGCTACTCCATACATAAATAGGGAAGTTTATAAACTGGGAATACTTCGTGACCAGGTTTTTAACTGTATCCAGTTCAAGATAATCTGAAGCTTCTTCTTTTAAAacaaggctaaaaaaaaaaaaagcaattcagTGTTGCATTAACAACTTTGGAAATTGAACTATTAACCTTACAAAAAGGTTACTAAAAGAAGTGCAACAATGTAAATTATATTTTACATAGAACTGATAAGTTCTACTGCTaaaatatttcaaacaaagagagcTTTGACATTTCATATACTGTCTGTTCCTTTTATCAAATGTAGTTTCATTGGTGGCATTAGCACTAACTTTTTTTGTGATACTTCGATATAGATAACAATGGTAGGTTTGCTGTATAATATTGAACACCAAGAAATTTTTACCATCAGGGAAGTTCAGGTTTTAAAAAACCAACTGCTAACTGCTAAAACCAACTGCTGACTTTTTGGTCACAATGAAAGCCTTCCTTTCCATGGAAGATAATGAAATACAGAGTGGTTCAAAAAATGAGTAAATTACAAGAAATGGTAATTAAATTCAAAGCCTCCAACAAAGAAAGCTGGTCTTTATCACACTAAATCTCTCTACCATGTATAACATAACTCCGGATCAAGCATACAAAAAAAGAATTACTTGCCAGAACTAaagtttaaaatggaaagagatttagCTGAGATTTTATGTACACTTTGTCAGAAACACCTTGTAACTGTTAAAAAACCATTTCTTTTGAAGATTAGCATTTGTCTAGTCAAATTTATACCCAATTATAAAATTACTCTATGAAAAATTGATTCTATCACATATTAAAAAATATCATTAATTAACAGAGGAAATAGCAATCTAATATTGCTGTATTGCTAATATAGCTAAAAATTTCACCCTAGTTGAGGGATCTTTAATACTTTTAAGTATTACGCAGCACTGAATCTTTCATTAGAAATTTTCTGTACCTTTGCAGATTTCATCAAAATACATTTGATTCAATAAAAACCAAATAAGTATTTTCATTAatacataaaaatattaataaaagttGTAAAACATACGTTATAGTAGTGCCTCGTCCCAAGGTATCACCCCGAGGATCTTCAATTACAGAGAACTCATTTGAATCGGATTCCCAGATATGTTGACTGTCATTATTATGCTTTGAGGTAACAATAACCTTATCTGCCACAAGGAAGGCAGAATAGAAGCCCACACCAAACTGACCAATCAATTCGGAAGTTGACTGGTTTTCTTCCTGCatttcagttattttatttagaaattcACTTGTACCAGATTTAGCAATGGTACCCAAATTTTTGATTAGCTCATCTTTGGTCATGCCAATTCCAGTGTCTGTAACATGAAGCATATTCTTCTCTTTATCACACTGTAAAACAAAAATAACTAGTTGGATATGAATTTAACATGCCTATTTAAATTGCCAATTTAACAGGCatcaattttaataaataatgctTAAATTGGTGGTCTATAATGAACTTAATGATAGACCTGTCCTAAAGAAGCTGTTATAGAATAATCTGAAGAAAAAAAGGGCagtctgttaaatgaatctgatgcAAGTTTACTCTCATCTATCCTTTTCTATAGTCAATCCCTTCCAAAAAATGTGAAAAAGTCATACTTGAATCTTTGCATTAACTACTCCAAATTATACAAAAGATGTatttaaaacaatagaaactGAAATAATTTAAACAAACATTAAGGGAAATCAGTAGTATCTTACCTTAATTTTTATTGTGAGTTCCTCATTACCAGAAAGAGCATTTTCATCAGTCAATGACAACAACCGAATTTTGTCTAGAGCATCTGATGCGTTTGAAATCAATTCCCTAAGGAAAATCTGTAAGAAATTTTAGAGTAGTCAGGCATAACCATCGGAAAAAATTGTATCAAAACTTTTAGAAAGGTATATTAAGGCATAcctctttatttttatatagCGAATTGATAATAAGTTTCATCATCCTGTTTACTTCAGCCTGGAAGGCAAACTTTTCTGATTTTTCCCTAAGTTGttttatttgtgatgcatttaaaCCATCCAATTGAATAGATTCTTCTTccctaaaaagaacaaaaatccaTTTATGTATTATTAATCCTTTATTTTTCTGTAATGCTGACAAAATAAGAATTGTTCTAGACTCATGTATGCTTTTGCTATAACTCCAGATGAAGTCAAATACTAGCTTGCAGAAGATTTCCCTGCTGTATGTGAAGTTtacattttctttaaattaaaactccctccccttttttctctctttgtagTGTTTCACACATTCTACATACATTTCAACCTTCTTGGGTAGCTAAGACAATATACTTACTATAAACTATTGTAGCAGGATACagtattttgttttataattaaTTTCCATGCAGCTATTTCAACAATTGTATTATGTCTACTGGTAAATTATAATAAATCTTCTGCACTTTAATAATTGGAAATTCATTAAGATAATGCAAGCAGTAGTAAAAGCACATAATCCTTCTTGATGAATTGGCCAAATTAATGAGAAACACAAATATTTATCTTTCATTTATAAACAAGAAACAATTGCCTCCCTGGAGAGATTATACAAATTATttaagtatacaaattaaaattctTGCAAAAAATTTGGTTGCCTATCCCCCACATAATCAGTTCTCCAAGCACAAAAGCAAACTATTCTGTTATCAAAACTATTGTCCgtgaaaatacataaaataaaaccatGTCAATTGTCATCATAGCATCAATTTCAGCTATTTATCTTATCCTTTTCTTGCAGCTTGAAAAATTATCAAGGacttccatttcatttttcaaaCTATTTTTTCCGTAATGCATTCTGAATGCAACTGTATAATCATTAGGTTTTCATGCAAGCTTTCCTGTATAAAGGTATTTCTGGGGCAATCTTCTTTTGGAAAAATAAGCATCTTTgttaaaacataataataaatttaacaaaGCACCTACCCTCCAAATACATAATGCCTTACAAAACTGTTTACAAGTTTTTTCATGACAATTACAGTCCAATTTTCCAAAGTAAAACTGGCAAATGTTCTCCAAGATTTCACCAGCATTAGAATCTTTATACAAGTCACCAATATCCCCTAGATCAAAGTATTAGATCTGGATGGCAGGCATCCCTATTTAGGTGTGTGTCTCATTTTAATCAGTAAGCGGAGCATGTGTTTGAAATGTGAATTATAAAGCCTGGtttaagcattttaaaaagcaaacctcTGAACAACTTCATCATCTGTCCTAGATCCTTCTCTGCTTTTACCAAAGTCATCTTCGACAGTGCCATCCACATCAGGTTCATCAGCCTGggcagaggctgtaaaaatgataATTTGGACAAGTTAGCTCCACACCACCATTCAATTTAAAACTGCCAATCcatgcactcacacacacacacacacagcatggaGGATCTCAGAATGCTTAAACAAGAAAGTGCAAAAGAAGAAAATGGTGCAACGGGGCTCCTACAATTTCAATATAAAATCGTATTTCATAGCAGACATTATGGTGAGACAAcgggaaaaaaaatgtgaaaacccCCTAGAAAGATTAAGCACTTTCAAACTCTTGCGAATAAGCAAAGTAGACTTTTAAACAGTGCTCCCAGGACATAAGTTAGTCAAGTCTCTCTTAACACAATAAAGGATGGGGACGCCTGAATTACACACCATGTGCCAAATTGGACTTAAACAAATCcagtcaacataaatcataaatctGACACCAGCGTCCTTCTTGGGACCATTTGGGTAAATTCCCTCTTTCAATCTCCGGCCAGACTCCCCACAAACGGAAAGCGGCCTTGCTGGGCTTGAAAAGTTTAGAGCGCTTTGATGTTCAACCTGTTCAACCCGTTACGTTCAGTTCAAAGGATTTTCACGAATGTTCCAGGAGTTCAAAGGATTTTCATTAATGTTCTTCCAGGAGCCTTTCCCTTCCCC includes the following:
- the HSP90B1 gene encoding endoplasmin, yielding MKQLWGLGLLCLLLLAASAQADEPDVDGTVEDDFGKSREGSRTDDEVVQREEESIQLDGLNASQIKQLREKSEKFAFQAEVNRMMKLIINSLYKNKEIFLRELISNASDALDKIRLLSLTDENALSGNEELTIKIKCDKEKNMLHVTDTGIGMTKDELIKNLGTIAKSGTSEFLNKITEMQEENQSTSELIGQFGVGFYSAFLVADKVIVTSKHNNDSQHIWESDSNEFSVIEDPRGDTLGRGTTITLVLKEEASDYLELDTVKNLVTKYSQFINFPIYVWSSKTETVEEPLEDEEVKDKDETDDEAAVEEEEEEKKPKTKPVQKTVWDWELMNDIKPIWQRPAKEVEEDEYKAFYKTFSKETDDPMTYIHFTAEGEVTFKSILFVPSTAPRGLFDEYGSKKSDFIKLYVRRVFITDDFHDMMPKYLNFVKGVVDSDDLPLNVSRETLQQHKLLKVIRKKLVRKTLDMIKKIAEEKYNDTFWKEFGTNIKLGVIEDHSNRTRLAKLLRFQTSHHESNVTSLDQYVERMKEKQDKIYFMAGSSRKEAESSPFVERLLKKGYEVIYLTEPVDEYCIQALPEFDNKRFQNVAKEGVKFDESEKSKETREALEKEYEPLLTWMKDKALKDKIEKAVLSQRLTQSPCALVASQYGWSGNMERIMKAQAYQTGKDIATNYYASQKKIFEINPKHPLIKDMLRRVQENEDDQVVADLAVVLLETATLRSGYLLPDTKEYGERIERMLRLSLNIDPEEKVEDEPEEPEEAAEEVEPEEEIEAEEDTEDRETEKMESTEGKDEL